CTTCCAGATGGACAGTTTCATCCTGAAAGATTCATTAGTCGTGCAGAACTGGCATCAATTTTGGTGAAGGCATTTGGGTTAGATAAAAGAGCCGTTGCCAACCAACCAACTTCGGTTGAAGTTAAAGATGTACCAAGTACTCACCCAGCTTTTAATGATATTCAAACAGTTCTAAAAGCTGGGATTATGAAAGGCTATCGGGACAATATGTTTTTTCCTAATCAAAGGGTGAGTAGGGCAGAAGCCTTCGCCATTATTGCTCAAGCTTATGGAGTGTTTCAGTTTCCTGAGAACACCGTTGCCGAAATTTTAGCCCCCTATCCAGATGCAGCGTCGCTCCCTGATTGGGCAAAAAAATCCTGGGCTACTGCACTAAATTCAGGTTTTGTCAATGTTGATGCACAAAATAACATTTCTCCCTTACAGCCTATGACTCGTGGGGATATGGCTTATGCATTAAGTAAGTATTTGGCAGAACAACAAGCACCATGAATAACACAAATATTCTCCTGGCATCAACTTTCGCTACTTAAAATAATAAATAACGATGAGCAAAGGGTAGCATCTTCTATGACTGTGAATCTCAACCGGATAGATTCCATCAAAGACTATGACGAAGCCATCGAAGCTCTTGAGGAGTATGTTGGAGAAATGGTTGACGAGTTTACTCAATCTCCCGAGGGTAAGGCGTACCTAAAAGCGCATCCCGAAATGGAAGAGTATGTTGGGAGTTGGATCGACAACCTGCTCTACTTTGGCTATGCCTATGAATCTGTCACCCTGCCTCACATGACAAAGAATCATGTAGAGGTGATTGTCACTAGGCTATTTCCGAATAAGGTCTCTTTGCTCAATCCAGATGAGGCAGATACCACAATCCCTGAACTGATTTCATTCTGGCAATTTCTGAAGCGAGAGTACAAACATCCAAACGCTACCAAAATCCTCAAATTCCTTGAGAAAATTCAGCCCAAATTCAAGGGAATTATGAATGATCCAAGTAAGTTTGGGATGGCAAAGTCGTTCTTCACGGCAGGCACGGCAGCAGGCTTTGATATGACAAACGAGGAAGGGCTAAAGGCATTCCAAGAGCAGTATAACCAGAACATTCGAGAATCGACAGCTAACTCCCCCGTTCCACCGGGCTTTGGGATGTTGCTAAGCAATGTTAATTTACAACGCGAGAATCCGCCTGAAGCTACACCGCAGCCAGCGGAGTTACAAGATCTCCTAAACAGCCTAGCAAGTGCGATCGCCCAAAATTCCTCACCGTCGCCGGAGTCACCCAGTGATTCAATTAACAACTTTAGTCAGCAACTTCGAGCTAGTATGTGGCAGTCGGTTGCGGAGGAATTGCAGTCCTTGTCAGAGGAAGCGATCGCTCTCCTAAAGCAACAGACCATTACAGAAACAGAACCAGGAACGATTCTGCAAGATTTCCAAACTCTACTGGATTTTGTGGGTAACGCAGGAATAGCCGTCAGTGGAACGCAACACCTCCTTCCCTTGAAGTCTTTGGCAGATCTAAACCAACGCCTGAGTGAACCAATCCAGACTGATCTCAAGCGTCCTCAACAAAAGTCCTATCCACCCATTAATGGTCTTTATCTCCTCTTACGCGCTTCAGGGGTGGGACAAATTGTTAGCCAAGGCAAAAAGCATTTGCTGGTGCTCAATCCGGAGTTGCTGCAATCTTGGAATAGCCTCAATCCAACAGAACGCTACTTCACACTGTTGGAAGCCTGGTTAATTCGAGCGCACGAAGAGATGGTTGGAGAAAGAAGAAGTTCTTTGAATGAGGGAACTAAATGCATTCAGTATTGGCCCCGGATTCCTGATAAAGGTCAGAAAATCCGCAGCTATGCCGAACAACAATCGTTGAGCTACTGGCCAGAATTGCACAATCTTGCTCTAATGAAATTGTTTGGGCTGCTTCACGTAGAATCTGGCAAACCTGAAGCAGGCAAAGGTTGGCGGGTAAAAACAGTGAAGCAGTTGCCGTTCGGTGATGCGTTAATGCAAGTGATTGTTCGCGCCTTTGTAGAACACGGCATGGAGTGGGGGTCTGAGGAGAATTCATCCGTTTCCTTTGGAGAACTTCAGCCAGCACTACAACCCTACTTTCCAGAGTGGCAGAACACCTTGGCAATACCAGAGCATGAGTTTCGCTCAGGAGTGTATGTCTTTAAGTTATATTTCGGCAAAATCTGGCGGCGAATTGCCATTTCTAGCCAAATGACTCTAGCAGATCTCAGTAGCCTGATTCTGGAGTCAGTCAATTTCGACTCCGATCACCTGGATATGTTTACCTACAAAAATCAGATCGGTCGCACCGTCGAAATTTCTCATCCCTATGCCGATGGTTCTCCCTCCACTACCGAAGTCTGCATTGGCGATCTACCCTTAAGTGAGGGAGCTGCCATGACCTACGTCTTTGACTTTGGAGATTGGTGGGAATTCAATGTGCAGTTAGAGAAAATCCAAAGCGATGATTCCCGAGTCAACTATGGGGCTATCATCGAAAGCTACGGTGCAGTTCCTCCCCAATACCCCGACTGGGACGACACAGATAATGATTAAAGGTTAGTGTGCGGCTAATAGATGCAATTTTGGATAAAAGCTGGTGACAAGCTTTGAACTTGCGACCGGCTGATTACAAAACCAACTTGCGAGTTTCACAATAACGACGGATACTGCTGTGCCCTGATCGCTGGTCTCTCCCTGATTCTAGGGTAGCGATCGCCGGAGCGCATCTTCAACATGGGATCGCCTTGACAAAAGCAACTGTACTCGACCAACCGACAGTTCGATTTAAGAGGGAACGTTCAAACTCGGCACGAACAAGGCTAATTTCTGGCGCTGACAAGTAGCGCGATAGATACTCGACATACGCAGGTCGCTTTGTAAGAGCAGCATTAGCACTAAACCAGCGGTTTAATAGGTCTGACGACACGTAAAGTTGAGTCGGATAATGTTCGAGGGTTATTTTGACTGTTACCCCTACTGCCTTCAGTGCCAAGCGTAAATCTTCCACATCCCAATTCACCATCGGATCGGCGGGATTAGCGTAGATTTCCTCTTCTGCCGCTGCTAAACGCTCGTACAGCTTGGCATCTAACCTAGCAGCATCGAACAAGCGATACAACCGTTGTGTATGGCGAGTCACTGTTTCTGCCAACACCAACACTCCCGACGGTTGCAGCAATTGGAGTAGCTGTTGCACTACTGCTGCCTTGTCAAGTTCGTTAGCCAAAGCGTTGCGTCCGACAATTGAGTCAAAGAATACGTTAGGAGCAATAGATGCTAATTTATTCGGTAACTCAACGAGCGTTGCAGCTACAGTGACGGGACGCATTAAGTGGGGCAACTTCTCTGCCTGTTCTTGGATTGCTTTCGCTTGTTGCTCGTTACGGACGACAGCATACACCCCTCCTTCTGGCGCGTGACGCAGTGCTTCCCAAACGAGTAGACCGCCGCTGGCATTCACATCCAGGATGACATGGTGACGTTGGGGCTGGGCTAACTCAAACACGCGATCGCATATGCTCGCGAGTTGCTCGCCTACTTGGCTCAACGTGCGTTGCAACCACCTTTGGGATTGGCGAGCGCTGGGACTAAAGGTGAGGATTTCGACTGGTGCTATCTGGGAATCTGACACCATTGCTGCCAGTTGAGCTTCCCGTCGCCGCATCACTGCTGCTTGAATTTTGCCTTCAAAGCCTTGGGCTGACGGTTGGTAAAATACCTGTCCTTGCAAGAATGCTGGTAAATACTGCTGCGCTACCCAATGTTCGCGATAAGCATGAGGGTAAAGGTAGCCCGCACCATGTCCGAATCCCTGCCGATCTCGATTACTATCTTTGAGGTGACTTGGTACATCAGCTTCCCTTTCCTTTTCCACTGCTGCCAAAGCATCGAAAAAGCCCATCAAGCTGTTGGATTTTGGTGCAGTTGCTAAGTAGAGCGTCGCCTGGGCTAAATGGTAGCGTCCCTCTGGCATCCCCACGCGATCAAAGGCTTGGGCGCAAGCATTAACGACAACAACTGCATTCGGGTCAGCTAGTCCTACATCCTCGCTCGCCAGGATCGACAATCGACGTAAGATGAAACGCGGGTCTTCCCCCGCATAAACCATGCGTGCTAGCCAATATAATGCTGCATCTGGGTCGGAGCCGCGCACGCTCTTGATGAAAGCGCTAATTGTATCGAAGTGGGCATCTCCCTCTTTATCGTAGAGTACGGCACGCTGCTGAATCGACTCTTCCGCAACGGCTAGGGTGATGTGAACGACTCCCCGACGATCTGGGGATGTAGTTTCTACTGCTAGTTCTAATGCATTGAGCAGAGAACGGGCATCACCATTAGCAACATTGACTAAGTGAGCTAGAGCATCCGGCTCCACCTGGACTTTGAGTTTGCCATAGCCACGCTCTGGGTCGGAGAGTGCTTGTTCGGCAATGCGGTACAAGTCGCGATCGCCCAAGGGTTTGAGTTGGAAAATTCGCGAACGACTGACGAGCGCTTTATTGACTTCAAAGTAAGGATTTTCAGTCGTTGCGCCAATCAGGATAACAGTGCCATTTTCTACCCACGGCAGCAGTGCATCCTGTTGCGACTTGTTAAAGCGGTGAACTTCATCGACAAAAAGGATGGTGCGCTGTTTGTGTTTGGCAGCTCGATCTTGGGCAGTTTCTATCGCTGCCCGAATTTCTTTAATTCCAGCAAGTACGGCATTAATCGTAATGAAGTGAGCGCGAGTAGTATTGGCGATAATTCTTGCCAGAGTAGTTTTTCCGGTTCCAGGCGGTCCGGCAAAAATGACAGAAGATAATTGGTCGGCTTCGATGGCGCGGCGCAGGAGACGACCAGGCGCGATCGCGTGGTCTTGTCCGACGAACTCATCGAGAGTGCGCGGACGCATTCGATCTGCTAACGGTGAGGAGTTTGCTGTTGATTGGCGATCGCTGCTGAATAATTCCATTACTTATGCGCCGATACTCCCGATCCTGTTTGTCCTTAACTTCCCAATATTTATCTATTGTAGTTTTCGCTTTCACTGCAACAAAAGCGATCGCTCTTGTTGCAGCTGGAACAAATGGTGTAGTTGTTGGCTATTCAGATCTGGAAATAGTAGACACTGGTAATTGGATTGTTCTTTAATCTATACAAGTTTGGAAGGGCAATTTAATCCTTTGACAACAGATGTACGACACCACTCAAGGCTTTAGGCTCAAAAACCCGAACTGGATTCAGATAAAAAAAAAGAGCTGGTGACAAGATTTGAACTTGCGACCGGCGGTTTACAAAACCGCTGCTCTACCACTGAGCTACACCAGCACAATATCTAATAATATCAAACACTTGGATGCTTTAGCAAGGCTTAAGTACTCAATACACTAGCTTAAGCAATTTAGCCGCAAGTCAGAAAAGCATGAAAACTTGACTGTGCTAACCCAAAAAAATCTGCTAGGGTTTTAAGATTAGTATTTTTATAACACGGCTGGGTAGAGACAAGAAGTGCCTGCTGTGTCATTTTTAGTTGGGCGCTTTCTTCACAGAGTACGGACAAGCATGGCAGTGTTGAAGGGACGAGATTTATTAAGTCTGGCAGATTTAAGTGCGAATGAAGTTCAAGAACTCCTGCAATTGGCAGCGCAGTTGAAATCTGAACAGGTGAACTTGCGGTGTAATAAAGTTTTAGGTCTTTTATTTTATAAAGCTTCCACTCGCACGCGGGTTAGTTTTTCTGTGGCGATGTATCAGCTGGGTGGGCAAGTAATCGATCTCAATACCAGTACCACTCAAGTGAGTCGCGGCGAACCCGTTGAGGACACAGCGCGGGTTTTAGATCGATATCTAGATATTTTGGCGATTCGAACATTTGAGCAGCAACAATTAGAAACCTTTGCCCACTATGCCAAGATTCCTGTGATTAATGCTTTGACTGATTTAGAGCATCCCTGTCAAATTTTGGCAGATTTACTGACAGTTCAAGAACGCTTTGGCAAACTCGCTGGCTTAACTTTAACCTATTTAGGCGACGGTAATAATGTCGCTCACTCGCTGCTATTAGGATGTGCGTTGGTAGGAATGAATGTTAAGATTGCCACTCCCCCAGGGTTTGAGCCTAATGCTGAGATTGTAGAGAAATCTAGGGCGATCGCACTTCCCCAAACAGAAATTATAGTAACTCATGACCCTGAAACCGCCGCAAAAGGAGCTGCTGTACTTTACACTGATGTCTGGGCAAGTATGGGTCAAGAGTCAGAATCTGATTCCCGAATTCCGGTATTTCAGCCTTATCAAGTGAATGAGCATCTGTTGAGTATTGCTGACCCAGAAGCAATTATTTTACATTGCTTACCAGCCCATCGGGGCGAAGAAATTACTAATGAAGTGATAGAAGGTTCCCAGTCACGAGTTTGGGATCAAGCAGAAAACCGCATGCATGCTCAAAAGGCTTTACTTGCAAGTTTGTTAGGAGTAGGGTGAGTCAATTTTGGATTTTAGATTTTAGATTTTGGATTGATCTGTACTATCTTCATAATTTTTTGCCAGTGGGGGCATTTTTGTAGTACGAATGTTCTATAGACCTTTGTGTGTCACCTGACGACAAATTTATGGAATCCCTCACCGAAGCTCAACAACAACTTTATGACTGGCTAGCAGAATATATTCAGCAGCACCAGCATTCGCCTTCAATTCGCCAAATGATGCAAGCGATGCAACTGAAGTCGCCAGCACCAATTCAAAGTCGATTAGAACATTTACGCACTAAAGGATATATTGAGTGGACAGAAGGCAAAGCACGAACGATTCGGATTTTACAACCACCAGTAAGGCAAGGTATCCCCGTTTTAGGCGCGATCGCTGCTGGTGGTTTAGTCGAACCGTTTGCTGATGCGGTGGAACAATTAGATTTTTCTAGTCTGTTTTTACCACCCAAAACTTTTGCCCTGCGAGTAGTGGGTGACAGCATGATCGAAGACTTGATTGCTGAGGGGGATGTGGCGATCATGCGTCCGGTGTCAGAACCAGATCAGCTGAAAAATGGGACGATTGTTGCTGCACGAGTAGATGGATACGGCACCACATTGAAGCGCTTTTATCGCCGAGGCGATCACGTCACACTCAAACCTGCAAATCCCAAGTACAAACCAATTGAAGTTGCTGCTATGCAAGTGCAGGTGCAAGGTGCACTCATTGGCGTGTGGCGGGGTTATAACTAGTCAGGAGTGAGTAGTGAGTAGTGAGTAGAGTTCATAATCAATGTATTTAACGCAGAGTCTAGTAAAGCGGCAATCAGGATTAAAATCAAGATTTCAGAGCCAACTGAAATTACTAGTTGCTGGCGAAAGTAAAGGCAGTTATCAGCCTAATTCATTACCTAAGACTCTGCCACTACCGGGATGTCCCAGAATACCACCGCTTATCCAATTGCGGCAGTATCAGCAACAAGCAGTCGCTAGCTGGTTTGCCAATCGTGGTAGAGGTACGCTGAAAATGGCTACTGGTAGTGGCAAGACGATTACAGCACTGGCGATCGCCAGTGAACTCTATCAAAAAATCGGCTTGCAAGTCTTGCTGGTAGTCTGCCCTTATCGGCATCTCGTTACTCAATGGGCGCGAGAATGCGAGAAATTTGGACTAGTGCCAATCCTGGCGTTTGAGAATGTACACAACTGGCAAAGTCAATTATCATCCGGGCTGTACAACGTGCATTCTGGCAATCAGCCCTTTCTTACACTCATCACCACAAACTCTACCCTGATGGGAGAAGGCTTCCAATCTCAGTTGAAGTACTTCCCTGATAAAACCTTAATTGTGGGAGACGAGGCACATAACTTAGGCGCACCACGCTTGGAACAAAGTTTACCTCGGGCAATTGGGCTGCGTCTCGGCTTATCTGCAACGCCAGAACGATATTTTGATCGGGAAGGTACGCAATTTATCTTTGATTACTTTGGTTCCGTCTTGCAGCCAGAACTTACCCTAGCAGATGCTATTCGGCAGGGGGCGCTAGTTCACTACCTTTATTATCCGATTCTTGTGGACTTAACAGAGTCTGAAGCTTATGCCTACGCGCGGTTAACAACCAGGATTGGATGGGCACTTGCCTCTAAGGAAGATGGTGCTGATAGTGATGCTCTGACACCATTATTAATGCAGAGAGCCAGGTTAATCGGAGCAGCAGCCAACAAGGTAGAAGCTTTACGGCAGTTAATGGTAAAGCGTTTAGATACTGATCGCACCTTGTTTTATTGTGGTGATGGTTCTGTAGAAGGGATAGTGAGTGCAGAAAGCACCAGGCAGCTGACAGCTGTGGTGAGAATGCTGGGTGCAGAATTAGGTTATCGAGTTAACACCTATACCGCAGACACACCCTTAGTACAACGAGAAAACTTGCGACGACAATTTGAAACAGGCGAGTTGCAAGGTTTGGTAGCAATTCGGTGTTTAGATGAGGGGGTAGATATTCCCGCAATTGAGACTGCTGTGATTCTTGCCAGTAGCAGCAATCCGCGCCAGTTTGTGCAGCGTCGGGGGCGAATTTTGCGTCCCTATCCTGGTAAAGAACGCGCCACCTTATATGACATGATTGTCTTGCCTCCAGAATTAGACAGACAAACTTGGGAGGTAGAACGCAACTTACTACGAAAAGAGTTAAAGCGATTTGTAGAGTTTGCAGATTTAGCTGACAACGCTGGAGAAGCCAGAATCAAGTTACTGAATTTACAGAAAAGATATGGCTTGTTAGATATCTAAGGATAAAGATTAGGCAGCTACAGGTATACACTGATTAACCCTTATCTGTGTTTATCTCTGTGCATTAGTGGTTGTTACTCTCTCGGTTATTCCTCACTGGAGTTTGTAAAATAAAAAATCTTAACGGTGTAACTAACCTATTTTTCTATTTAATGATATTATTTTATAATAGGGGTATTTCTACTCAATAATAAACGCCAATATTTCTATTATTAAGTAAACTTTATTCAATATTGCAATCATATCACTAAGCAGACAAAAACAAAAGTTTTTTTGAAATTGTTTTAATCCTAAATATCTAAGAACCAGGGGGCAATCGAGGGGAAAGTTTTCCTGGCAAGACAGCTATAGCCTAAGTAGCCATGCGGTCATGTAGATGTATAAAATATAGCTACATCTATTTGTTAACGCTATGACTAATGAATCGAGTATGAATGAGGTGCAGGAGCCAATTAGCACTGCTCCGGCGGAAGTCCGACAAATTATTGAGCGGGTATGGCAGGTAGAAAAAGGCAGATTGGACAAGAAAAGTCTAAGTCATATTAATGACGATATCTTGAAAATAGTGAAGGAAGTTGTGCAATGAAGCTGACTTCCATCAAACTTTGCAACTTTCGTCAGTTTTATGGCAAGACACCAGAGATTTTGCTGGCGTGGGGAAACGAGTGTAACACTACAGTAATTCACGGCAATAACGGAGCGGGAAAAACCGGGTTGCTAAATGCCTTTACTTGGGTATTGTATGAGAAATTTAGTGCTGCTTTTGCTTCAGTTGAGCAGCTGGTAAATAAGCGAGCGATCGCCGAAGCTCAACTCGGAGATGCGATTGAATGCTGGGTAGAAGTTGGTTGGGAGCATGACGGTAAACGCTACCTTGCTAAGCGGATGTGCCGTGTCTATAAGAATGAAACTGACTTTGACGCTGGTAAGAGTGAATTGTATATGCAGGTAGCTGGGGATGATGGACGTTGGTATCTACCACCACAGCAACCGGATGAAATCATTAATCAAATTTTACCAAGTAGTTTACATCAATATTTCTTCTTTGATGGAGAGCGGATTGAGCAGATTGTCCGCTCTGATAAAAAAGCTGAAATTGCCGAAGCTACCAAAATGCTGCTGGGTGTGGAGGTGTTAAATCGTTCCATCAGACATCTGGGGGAAGCGAAGAAAACTCTGGAAAACGAGTTAAAAGCAATTGGTGGTTCGGAAACTAAACAGTTATTAAAAAAGCAGGAAAAAATTAATCAGGAGAGCGAGCGAATAATTAATCGTCAGAGTGAAATCAATCAAGAATTGGAATATCAACAAACGCTAAAAAAAGAAACTAGCAATCGCTTAAGAGAACTCAGCGCTGCCAAAGTATTGCAAGAAAGACAGCAGGAGCTAGAGAGATTGAAAAAGTTAAACCAAGATAATTTAAAACAAAGTAAGGAAGCACTGAAACGAGCAATTTCAGCTAGAGGGTATACGGTATTCTTGTCAGAGACGACAACTCAGTTCCGTTCAATCGTGAATGATTTAAGGCAGCGAGGTGAATTAACTGCTGGAATTTCCCGAGAATTTGTCAATGAGTTACTGATTCAGCAATGCTGCATTTGTGGTGCCGAACTGCATGAGGGTAGTTCTACCTGTGAAAGCGTGAGAAGCTGGTTAGATAGAGCGGGTTCTTCGGCTGTGGAGGAAACGGCTATCCGTATGAGTGCTCAAGTTGATGAAATTGATAAGCAAGCAGCAGCATTTTGGGAAGAAATTGACACAGAGCAAACGAGGGTTACTCAGTTAAGGCAAGTTATTAACCAAATTGAAACTGAGTTAGATAGTATTCAAGAACGATTGAGAGCAGATCCGAGTGAAGAAATTCGGAACCTGCAAAAGCGGCTAGATGAAATTGAAGCAAAAATTCGAGAGTTGACACTAGAACAGGGAGCCAATCAGCAGCAAATTGCTAATCTAAATGCTGAAATTGAAACCTTGGGTAAACAAATTGCTAAGCAAAAAATGAATGAGGAGAAGCAAGCACTTGCTCAACGACGGATTGTAGCAACCCAAGATGCAATTGAGCGGTTAATTGAAGTGAGATATCGCCAAGAGCGACAGTTTCGCTTGCAGTTGGAAAAGAGAGTAAAAGAAATATTTCGGGAAATTTCATTTACGCCTTATCTACCTAGAATTAGTGAAAAGTATGAGTTAACACTAGTAGAAAATACGGCAGGTTTAGAGGCACCTGTTGCAGCTTCCACTGGAGAGAATCAAATTCTCAGCTTATCCTTTATTGCTAGCATCATTGACAGGGTAAGGGAATGGAGTGAAAGAAAAATGCTGATGGTTCCAGATAGCAGCACGTTCCCGATTGTAATGGATTCGCCATTTGGAAGTTTGGATGAAATTTATCGGCGGCAAATTGCGAAGACGATTCCTAAATTAGCTAATCAGTTAGTGGTTTTAGTTACTAAGACGCAGTGGCGTGGTGAAGTTGCAGCAGAAATGGCAGACAGAATTGGCAGAGAATATGTACTTACTTATTATTCTTCTAAACCAGATTGCGAACAAGATGCAATTGAGTTAGGTGGTACACGCTATCCTTTAGTCAAGCAAAGCCCCAACGAGTTTGAATACACCGAAATTATCGAGGTGGAACGTTATAGTTAGCAGAAGTCTTGGCGACTGTAAGTCGCAGCTACACAGACAAAACTTGCCTACGTAGGTTTCAAAAACCCTAAATTTCCGTAATTAATATCAGGTTTTTTATGAGTATAGAAACTAAAGCAACTCTTGAAGATTTGTACCGCGTACCTGAAAATGGCAAAGCGGAGATTGTGAACGGAGAACTGGTGTTGATGTCTCCAACTGGTTTTCTGCCAGGACGTGCAGGGGGTGAAATATATGTAAGTCTGCGCGAGTATGAACGCCGCACTAAGAGCGGGTATGCTTTGCCTGATAATGTTGGTTTTATAGTTAATTTACCGAACCGTCGATCTTTCAGCCCTGATGCCGCATTCTACACGGGTAAACCTACAGGTGGTAAGTTTCTGAAAGGAGCGCCTGTTTTTGCTACTGAAGTGAGAAGTGAAAATGACTACGGTGATGCAGCAGAGGAAGCTATGGCAACCAAACGTCGAGATTACTTTGCTGCTGGTACTTTGGTGGTATGGGATGTAGACGTACTCAAAGAGGAAGTTGTCAGGGTGTATCGTGCCAGTAATCCTGAACAGCCGCAAGTCTATCATCGTGGTGAGGTAGCTGAAGCTGAACCCGCTGTGCCGGGGTGGGTAATGGCAGTGGAGGCTCTTTTTGTTTAGGTGTGGAGCGATCGCTTACTCCATAGGAGAATTTGAAGCAATTAAATTTTAAACAAAGGCATTGGATCATGATTGCCAATCCAGAACGAAATTATATAGCTCCCCAGGAATACCTGGAATGGGAAGAACACCAAGAAATTAAACACGAGTACGTCAACGGCGAAGTCTTTGCGATGACTGGGGGTACCATTCCCCATAACGAT
This window of the Chroococcidiopsis sp. CCMEE 29 genome carries:
- a CDS encoding Uma2 family endonuclease, encoding MSIETKATLEDLYRVPENGKAEIVNGELVLMSPTGFLPGRAGGEIYVSLREYERRTKSGYALPDNVGFIVNLPNRRSFSPDAAFYTGKPTGGKFLKGAPVFATEVRSENDYGDAAEEAMATKRRDYFAAGTLVVWDVDVLKEEVVRVYRASNPEQPQVYHRGEVAEAEPAVPGWVMAVEALFV